The genomic stretch TCGACTGGGACGAGTTCAAGCGGGTCATCAGCGGCAACGGCCCGGCCAACGCCGAGCGGATCGCCCGCCGGCGGGCCGCCCGCGACGACAACGCGTGGGTGATCGAGGCGGCGACGGCGTACGCGGAGAAGCACGCCGGGGCGGCGGCATGAGCACCGAGGTCACCGCCGAGGGCGGGCACGGCGCCATCCCCACCGGCCCCGAGGTGCCCGTCGAGCCGAAGCAGGCGACGGCGCGGCGGGACTGGCCCCTGTACGAGGTGTTCGTCCGCGGCAAGCGCGGCCTCAACCACGTGCACGTCGGCTCGCTGCACGCACCCGACGACGAGATGGCCGTGCACGCCGCGCGCGATCTCTACACCCGGCGCAACGAGGGCGTGAGCATCTGGGTGGTCAAGGCCGCCGACATCACCGCGTCCAGTCCCGACGAGAAGGACCCGATGTTCGCCCCCAGCGGCGACAAGGTCTACCGCCACCCCACGTTCTACGAGATCCCCGACAACGTCCCTCACATGTGAGCGGCGAAACAGGAGCTGCAGTGCCACACGAAGAGACCGTGTACGAGGCGCTCGACCACGCCCACAGCGACGAGGGCCACTGGGCGTTCGGCACCGGCTTCGACGAACCGCTTGCCGGCGTCGACACCACGGTGCCCGACGGCATCGAGCCCGCCGACCTCGGCGAGTACTGCCTGATGCTCGGCGACGACGCCCTCGTGCTGGCTCAGCGGCTCACGCAGTGGATCACCGCGGCGCCGGAGCTCGAGGAGGAGGTCGCGATCGCCAACGTGGCGCTCGACCTGCTCGGCCAGGCCCGGCTGCTGCTCGCCCGGGCCGGCTCGGTCGGCGTCCTCGGCCGG from Actinomycetes bacterium encodes the following:
- the paaB gene encoding 1,2-phenylacetyl-CoA epoxidase subunit PaaB → MSTEVTAEGGHGAIPTGPEVPVEPKQATARRDWPLYEVFVRGKRGLNHVHVGSLHAPDDEMAVHAARDLYTRRNEGVSIWVVKAADITASSPDEKDPMFAPSGDKVYRHPTFYEIPDNVPHM